A window of Selenomonas ruminantium subsp. lactilytica TAM6421 contains these coding sequences:
- a CDS encoding ammonium transporter → MIDTGDTAWVLISAALVFIMTPGLAFFYGGMVRSKNVLTTIMQSFFVLAIVSVEFIVLGYTMAFGPDVNGFIGSLDKLGLAGVGLQVLEGSTIPELAFVAFQCMFAALTPALITGAFAERMKFAAFAVFILLWAIFIYNPMAHWVWGGGFLAELGALDFAGGLVIHILSGVSGLTICLLLGKRHGYQHTAMLPHNLPMTVLGATLLWFGWFGFNAGSALGANALAANAFVTTQAAAAAAAVSWVLTEWKLNGKPTILGAVSGCVAGLVAITPAAGFVTPMPAVLIGLIGGVVCYFAVAVLKEKLGYDDSLDAFGVHGIGGTWGAIATGLWATTEVNPDGANGLFYGDTHLFVAQLISIVVAYALAIAGSFVLYQLVHSFMDTRADEAEELTGLDIVEHGERGYTRGVLTSSPLLGGFDSSSEMLANTVMQMNMAEKG, encoded by the coding sequence ATGATTGATACTGGCGATACGGCCTGGGTACTCATTAGTGCCGCTTTGGTCTTTATCATGACTCCTGGTCTGGCCTTCTTCTATGGAGGCATGGTGCGCAGCAAGAACGTGCTCACCACCATTATGCAGAGCTTCTTCGTTCTGGCGATAGTTTCCGTGGAATTCATCGTCCTGGGTTATACCATGGCCTTCGGCCCTGACGTCAACGGTTTCATCGGCAGCCTTGACAAGCTCGGTCTTGCCGGGGTTGGCCTGCAGGTGTTGGAAGGCAGCACCATTCCGGAACTGGCTTTCGTAGCCTTCCAGTGCATGTTCGCTGCTCTCACCCCGGCACTGATCACCGGTGCCTTTGCAGAGCGCATGAAATTTGCTGCCTTTGCCGTCTTCATCCTGCTCTGGGCGATCTTCATCTATAACCCCATGGCCCATTGGGTATGGGGCGGCGGCTTCCTGGCAGAGCTCGGTGCTCTCGACTTTGCCGGCGGCCTCGTCATCCACATTCTCTCCGGTGTATCCGGTCTGACCATCTGCCTGCTTCTCGGCAAACGCCATGGCTATCAGCATACGGCCATGCTGCCCCATAATCTTCCCATGACGGTTCTCGGTGCTACTCTCCTTTGGTTCGGCTGGTTCGGCTTCAACGCCGGCAGCGCTCTTGGCGCCAACGCTCTGGCTGCCAATGCTTTCGTCACCACGCAGGCCGCTGCAGCTGCCGCTGCTGTTTCCTGGGTACTGACTGAATGGAAACTCAACGGCAAACCCACCATCCTCGGTGCTGTTTCCGGCTGCGTGGCTGGTCTTGTGGCCATCACCCCGGCCGCCGGTTTTGTTACACCGATGCCTGCTGTACTGATTGGTCTGATTGGCGGCGTTGTCTGCTACTTCGCCGTAGCCGTCCTCAAAGAAAAACTCGGTTACGATGATTCCCTTGATGCCTTCGGTGTTCATGGCATCGGCGGCACCTGGGGTGCCATCGCCACGGGCCTCTGGGCCACCACGGAAGTCAATCCAGACGGTGCCAACGGCCTCTTCTACGGCGACACCCATCTCTTCGTTGCTCAGCTCATCTCCATCGTTGTGGCTTACGCTTTGGCCATTGCCGGTTCCTTCGTCCTCTATCAGCTCGTACATTCCTTCATGGATACCCGTGCTGACGAAGCCGAAGAACTCACGGGCCTCGATATCGTGGAACACGGCGAACGCGGCTATACTCGCGGCGTGCTGACCTCCAGCCCGCTGCTGGGTGGTTTTGACTCCTCCAGCGAAATGCTGGCCAACACCGTAATGCAGATGAATATGGCGGAGAAAGGATGA
- a CDS encoding CatB-related O-acetyltransferase, with protein sequence MLKYVDFCNFQPKTRKLQLDKARDFTSVTLGAGSYIVNAEMGISDDEEAHLLVGKYSSLAHDLHLYIGINHDYRRVSTYPFDSNILTEWWGENTSLPPPAGKHNHKQIIIGNDVWIGANVTIMGGVHIGNGAVVAASSVVTKDVPPYAIVGGNPAVVIKYRFKPEIIEGLQRLRWWNWSKEKIKAALPEMADVETFLQKYAMPEPELSESTLQRDISQLHQERQIYHFRPDIHSDEGIWRVFIARFMARQTIKDNLVLLLWLDNSPESEFCTAELKEMLEKRGEDAPLIVTYQGDRSVMADIINDVDVIVTTKEEESIEIIDCVVSEKVRIMYAYDY encoded by the coding sequence ATGCTCAAGTATGTAGATTTTTGTAATTTCCAGCCGAAGACCCGCAAACTGCAATTGGATAAAGCAAGGGATTTTACAAGCGTAACTTTGGGAGCAGGTTCCTATATAGTCAATGCTGAAATGGGGATAAGTGATGATGAGGAAGCACATTTATTGGTAGGGAAATATTCATCATTGGCCCATGACTTGCATCTGTATATCGGTATTAATCATGATTATCGGCGAGTGTCGACATATCCCTTTGATAGCAATATTTTGACCGAATGGTGGGGGGAGAATACAAGTTTGCCACCACCAGCGGGAAAACATAATCACAAACAGATCATCATTGGTAATGATGTCTGGATCGGTGCGAATGTCACCATTATGGGGGGCGTGCATATTGGGAATGGAGCAGTAGTGGCAGCTAGTTCAGTGGTTACAAAGGATGTTCCACCCTATGCAATCGTTGGGGGAAATCCAGCAGTGGTCATAAAGTATCGTTTTAAGCCAGAGATTATTGAAGGCTTACAACGGTTGAGGTGGTGGAATTGGTCAAAGGAGAAGATAAAGGCTGCTTTGCCGGAAATGGCGGATGTCGAAACATTTTTGCAAAAGTATGCGATGCCTGAACCTGAATTATCAGAAAGCACTTTGCAAAGAGATATTTCACAGTTGCATCAGGAACGTCAAATATATCATTTTCGTCCGGATATTCATAGTGATGAGGGAATTTGGCGTGTTTTTATTGCTCGTTTTATGGCCAGGCAGACAATAAAGGATAATCTGGTACTGCTGTTGTGGTTGGATAATTCTCCAGAATCCGAATTTTGTACAGCAGAGTTGAAGGAGATGCTGGAAAAACGAGGTGAAGATGCACCACTTATCGTAACATATCAAGGGGATAGGTCAGTGATGGCTGATATCATTAATGATGTAGATGTGATTGTGACCACAAAAGAAGAAGAATCCATTGAAATAATCGATTGCGTGGTTTCAGAAAAAGTGCGGATCATGTACGCGTATGATTACTAG
- a CDS encoding serine hydroxymethyltransferase: MQNQNLTESLAAFDPEIYGLLQEEVQKQRFTLSLLPTSNAVSPFSAYLKGSIFGNGYLDHHAVQSHIRLEKIAEERAAKLFGAEHAIVRISDITAASRVVFHALCRDGDTVLSFNRRKSEHCSGEHLHFEFISFSIEPDTELIDLQRVRQLAEARKPRLIIYSPVNYPRHLDYKELKAIAESVGAYLWVDIGQNAGSVAAGCSPSPVPYADVVTFPTGDSLRGPQSAVILTTAKLAELMDKTVLDTGHSMVKKNVLAALATTFLEAGSEAFKNYCQQVLRNAQAFEHGLQEAGIKTLCGATENHLILARLPEGRDAHVMAEKLGEAGFLVKSDLMLTADEGCTFPILRLSVLDPTTRALKETAMQTVGRVIGEFMLSAGDEASLQKARTQVRALLLDKPLFSDEWLPANINLTPGYGQKDLNITQELEAEKKVAQAERMWSFWDS; the protein is encoded by the coding sequence ATGCAGAATCAGAATTTGACCGAAAGCCTGGCGGCCTTCGATCCGGAAATATATGGACTGCTGCAGGAGGAGGTGCAGAAACAGCGTTTCACCTTATCCCTGCTGCCCACGTCCAATGCGGTATCGCCTTTCAGTGCTTATTTGAAGGGGAGTATCTTTGGCAATGGCTATCTGGATCATCATGCGGTGCAGAGCCATATCCGACTGGAAAAGATTGCTGAGGAGCGGGCGGCGAAGCTCTTTGGGGCGGAACATGCCATTGTGCGCATCTCTGATATTACGGCGGCCTCCCGGGTGGTTTTCCACGCCCTCTGCCGGGATGGGGATACGGTGCTGTCCTTCAATCGACGGAAGTCTGAGCATTGCAGCGGGGAACATCTTCATTTTGAATTTATTTCCTTTAGCATTGAACCGGATACGGAACTGATCGATCTGCAGCGGGTACGGCAGCTGGCTGAGGCGCGGAAGCCGCGGCTGATCATCTATTCGCCGGTGAATTATCCCCGCCATTTGGACTATAAGGAATTGAAGGCCATTGCGGAAAGCGTGGGCGCATATCTCTGGGTGGATATCGGCCAGAATGCCGGCAGTGTGGCGGCGGGATGTTCGCCCAGCCCGGTTCCCTATGCCGATGTGGTGACCTTCCCCACAGGGGATTCCCTGCGGGGGCCCCAGAGTGCGGTGATCCTCACCACGGCGAAATTGGCAGAACTTATGGATAAAACGGTGCTGGATACCGGTCATTCCATGGTGAAGAAAAATGTGTTGGCAGCTTTAGCGACGACATTCCTGGAAGCGGGCAGCGAGGCTTTCAAGAATTATTGCCAGCAGGTACTGCGCAACGCCCAGGCCTTTGAGCATGGTTTGCAGGAGGCCGGCATCAAAACGCTTTGCGGGGCTACGGAAAATCATTTGATCCTGGCCCGGCTGCCTGAGGGCCGGGATGCCCATGTCATGGCAGAGAAGTTGGGTGAAGCTGGTTTTCTAGTCAAAAGCGATCTGATGCTTACGGCAGACGAAGGCTGTACCTTCCCCATCCTGCGCTTGTCGGTGCTGGATCCCACTACCAGAGCATTGAAGGAAACGGCCATGCAGACGGTGGGCCGGGTTATCGGTGAATTTATGCTGTCGGCTGGTGATGAGGCGTCGCTGCAGAAAGCACGCACTCAGGTACGGGCGCTGTTGCTGGATAAACCGCTGTTTTCCGATGAATGGCTGCCCGCCAATATCAATCTTACGCCCGGTTATGGGCAGAAGGATCTCAATATCACCCAGGAGTTGGAGGCGGAGAAGAAAGTGGCCCAGGCTGAGCGCATGTGGAGTTTTTGGGATAGCTGA
- a CDS encoding glycosyltransferase has product MNTLESWMTEFARREKKYDFLGMAECLCSGRMELYQEKSRSESGKLFLDKFLSVFVVCAFSALERKQGQDALTYLQTAEEILTKVHDKSLLILKLYKGYAYQELGDYAIAEKLYLEYLAYEPQDETLFLRLGNMAVKQKAWEKALEAYGHALRIKKNYREAMINIGIVAKCLGDEDTAKAMAADAEMERRIFDEGQIEEDPYRYSLDIKDEDYQNIPIFINARDRLECLRQQIDWLWQAGYHNIYILDNDSTYPPLLAYYDEIKERIKVLFLKKNLGYKALWKSNVLNVLNIQTPYVYTDPDIVPVEECPYDVLKKMLQVLRKYPYIKKVGFGLRTEDITFAGKAAVWASEGERMMTELAPEVYFGVIDTTFALYRNLRHYNAYATLRLAGKYMARHLPWYMDYQKLSADEDYYAKHATEDYSTLKVLKDNGMVKEQTLTSIIILSYNALDYTRLCLESIRKNTEKGTYEIIVVDNGSKDGSAQWLASQTDICCIFNKKNMGFPKGCNQGMEIANGTELLLLNNDTVVTPGWLDNMRKALYSSQNIGAVGCMTNHCSNEQAISLPYQSIEELMAVAGNFNRSDAQKWYPWMVLVGFCLLMKREVYMRLGNLDESFSPGNFEDDDYCLRMRKAGYELLLCGDTYIHHFGSVAFAGKNDAAREKDKKERYNKLIEKNRAYFMKKWSIKGTYRSHYEMTDLLYKELSPGQDVLLVNCDMGYELFWLKRRIPEATIYGLTSDKLGVELAGKTFPLYVCHDFLDGLDKHYQQKKFARIALLGNYHERRQGDKLIQTLRQHLTEDGLLFFGDQDRVYRMPFRD; this is encoded by the coding sequence ATGAATACTTTGGAATCGTGGATGACGGAATTTGCCAGACGGGAAAAAAAATATGATTTTCTGGGGATGGCAGAGTGCCTGTGCAGCGGACGAATGGAACTTTATCAGGAAAAGAGCAGATCAGAATCGGGCAAATTATTTTTGGATAAATTTTTGAGCGTATTTGTTGTATGTGCTTTTTCTGCCCTGGAGAGGAAGCAAGGGCAGGATGCTTTAACTTATCTGCAGACAGCAGAGGAGATTTTGACAAAAGTTCATGATAAAAGCCTGCTCATTCTGAAACTCTATAAAGGCTATGCTTATCAGGAATTGGGAGACTATGCAATAGCAGAAAAGCTCTATCTGGAATATCTGGCCTATGAGCCGCAGGATGAAACACTGTTTTTGCGTTTGGGGAATATGGCTGTAAAACAAAAGGCATGGGAAAAGGCCTTGGAGGCTTACGGTCATGCCTTGCGGATAAAGAAGAATTATCGGGAAGCTATGATAAATATCGGGATTGTGGCCAAATGTCTGGGGGATGAAGATACGGCAAAGGCCATGGCTGCAGATGCGGAAATGGAACGGCGGATTTTTGACGAGGGACAAATAGAAGAAGATCCGTACAGGTATTCGCTGGATATAAAGGATGAAGATTATCAGAATATACCAATCTTCATCAATGCCAGAGACAGATTGGAGTGCCTGCGCCAGCAAATAGATTGGTTATGGCAGGCAGGTTATCACAATATTTATATACTGGATAATGATTCGACATATCCGCCTTTGTTGGCTTATTATGATGAGATAAAGGAGCGAATAAAGGTATTATTCTTAAAGAAGAATTTGGGTTACAAGGCTTTGTGGAAAAGTAATGTACTCAATGTACTGAACATCCAGACGCCATATGTATATACAGATCCGGACATTGTTCCCGTGGAGGAATGTCCTTATGATGTCTTGAAGAAAATGTTACAGGTACTGCGTAAGTATCCCTACATAAAAAAAGTTGGCTTTGGTCTTAGAACAGAGGATATCACCTTTGCGGGCAAGGCGGCAGTTTGGGCCAGTGAAGGGGAGCGTATGATGACAGAGTTAGCACCTGAGGTATACTTTGGTGTGATTGATACAACCTTTGCTCTGTATCGGAACTTGCGTCATTATAATGCGTATGCCACTTTGAGGTTGGCAGGAAAGTATATGGCAAGACATTTGCCTTGGTATATGGACTATCAGAAGTTGTCAGCAGATGAGGATTATTATGCCAAACATGCAACAGAAGATTATTCGACTCTGAAGGTGTTGAAGGATAATGGGATGGTGAAGGAGCAGACGCTAACCAGTATTATTATTTTGAGTTACAATGCGCTGGATTATACCAGGCTCTGCTTGGAAAGCATTCGAAAAAATACGGAGAAAGGAACCTATGAAATCATTGTGGTGGATAATGGTTCTAAGGATGGCTCAGCTCAATGGTTGGCAAGTCAGACGGATATCTGCTGCATATTCAATAAGAAAAATATGGGGTTTCCCAAGGGATGTAATCAGGGCATGGAGATTGCTAATGGAACAGAGCTGCTGCTGTTGAACAATGATACCGTTGTGACACCAGGCTGGCTGGACAATATGCGTAAGGCTCTATATAGCAGTCAGAATATAGGGGCCGTAGGCTGTATGACAAATCACTGCTCCAATGAACAGGCCATCAGTCTGCCTTATCAGTCGATTGAGGAACTTATGGCGGTGGCAGGTAATTTTAATCGATCAGATGCGCAGAAATGGTATCCTTGGATGGTGTTGGTAGGATTTTGTTTGCTCATGAAACGGGAGGTCTATATGCGTCTGGGCAATTTGGATGAATCATTCAGCCCAGGTAACTTTGAGGATGATGATTACTGTCTGCGCATGCGCAAGGCTGGTTATGAATTACTGTTGTGCGGTGATACCTACATCCATCATTTCGGCAGTGTGGCCTTTGCAGGAAAAAATGATGCAGCTCGGGAAAAGGATAAAAAAGAGCGTTATAACAAACTTATTGAAAAAAATCGGGCATACTTCATGAAAAAGTGGAGCATCAAGGGAACCTATCGCAGCCACTATGAAATGACGGATCTGCTATATAAGGAACTGTCCCCTGGACAGGATGTTCTTCTGGTCAATTGTGATATGGGATACGAGCTCTTTTGGCTGAAACGTAGAATTCCTGAGGCCACGATATACGGCTTGACTTCGGATAAATTAGGTGTAGAGTTGGCCGGAAAAACTTTCCCGCTGTATGTCTGCCATGATTTTCTTGACGGATTGGACAAGCATTATCAACAGAAAAAATTTGCCCGGATTGCTTTGCTGGGAAATTATCATGAAAGACGACAGGGGGACAAACTGATACAAACATTGCGCCAGCACCTGACGGAGGATGGCTTGTTGTTTTTTGGTGATCAGGATCGGGTTTATCGCATGCCGTTTAGAGATTGA
- a CDS encoding SLC13 family permease has translation MDKRQAEADAVKKAEEAFDRRRRTIGLFGAPILALLVFMTPIAGLTVAAHKLLAIMVLVALWWITEPVPIPVTSLIGPTLAVITGVVPVGTAFAAFANSMIFLFMGGFILAKAMMTHGLDKRFAYWLLSRSWVGSNPKRIFLAVGLAAALCSGWVSNTATAAMMFPICLGLLTSIKEMFAANGREIHLHEYKYATGLMLMTAYSCSIGGVLTPIGTPPNLIMLGFLDTMCDIHVSFFQWMTWGLIAMVIYFAIAYVVLSHMFPADVDRIEGADVFIKTKRDELGGWTRAQKNTLLAFIVAVTLWVLPGFMSIAFGSTDPTLKMYNKLFPEAIAAMAGALLLFLLPVNFKERQFTLKWSEAMQGIEWGTLILFGGGLAMGGMMYKTGLSQWVGDLIVSSMGGAPSEVAMVAIFSVMALLLSELTSHTAATNMIGPLAITAAISAGISPVPVSVGIALSASLGFMLPVSTPPNAIVYASGYIPITKMIRTGVYIDFIGIACVTIPLAIYFVNWIVG, from the coding sequence TTGGACAAGAGACAAGCAGAAGCTGACGCGGTGAAAAAGGCGGAAGAGGCCTTCGACCGCAGACGGCGAACAATCGGTTTGTTTGGGGCGCCCATCCTGGCCCTGCTGGTGTTTATGACACCCATCGCGGGGCTGACGGTGGCGGCGCATAAGTTATTGGCCATTATGGTACTGGTGGCTTTGTGGTGGATCACAGAGCCGGTGCCGATCCCGGTTACTTCACTTATTGGTCCGACATTGGCGGTTATTACCGGCGTGGTGCCCGTAGGCACGGCCTTTGCTGCCTTTGCCAATTCCATGATTTTCCTGTTTATGGGCGGCTTTATCTTAGCGAAAGCCATGATGACACATGGTCTCGACAAACGCTTTGCTTATTGGCTGCTGTCCCGCAGCTGGGTGGGTTCCAATCCGAAAAGGATTTTCTTGGCGGTAGGTCTGGCGGCGGCTTTATGTTCCGGCTGGGTAAGCAACACGGCTACGGCTGCCATGATGTTCCCAATCTGTTTAGGGCTGCTGACCTCTATCAAGGAGATGTTTGCGGCTAACGGCCGGGAAATCCATCTGCACGAGTATAAATACGCCACGGGGCTGATGCTGATGACGGCATATTCCTGCTCCATCGGCGGTGTTTTGACGCCGATTGGCACCCCGCCGAATCTCATCATGCTGGGCTTCTTGGACACCATGTGCGATATCCATGTATCCTTCTTCCAGTGGATGACCTGGGGCCTGATTGCCATGGTAATCTATTTTGCCATCGCCTATGTGGTGCTTTCCCATATGTTCCCGGCGGATGTGGATCGCATTGAAGGTGCGGATGTTTTCATTAAGACGAAGCGCGATGAGCTGGGCGGCTGGACCCGGGCCCAGAAGAACACCCTGCTGGCCTTTATCGTGGCAGTCACGCTCTGGGTGCTTCCGGGCTTTATGTCCATTGCCTTTGGCAGCACAGATCCCACGTTGAAGATGTACAATAAATTGTTCCCGGAGGCCATTGCGGCTATGGCAGGCGCTTTGCTCTTATTCCTGCTGCCAGTGAATTTCAAGGAACGCCAGTTCACATTGAAATGGTCGGAGGCCATGCAGGGCATTGAATGGGGCACGCTGATCCTCTTCGGCGGCGGCCTGGCCATGGGCGGCATGATGTATAAGACGGGCCTTTCCCAGTGGGTGGGCGACCTCATTGTCAGCTCCATGGGCGGTGCCCCCTCGGAAGTGGCCATGGTGGCCATCTTTTCGGTAATGGCCTTGCTGCTATCGGAACTCACGAGCCATACGGCGGCTACCAATATGATTGGGCCGCTAGCGATCACGGCGGCCATTTCGGCAGGCATCAGCCCCGTGCCGGTGTCGGTGGGCATTGCCCTTTCCGCATCCCTGGGCTTTATGCTGCCGGTTTCCACGCCGCCGAACGCCATCGTCTATGCTTCAGGTTATATCCCCATCACCAAGATGATCCGTACCGGTGTGTATATTGACTTTATCGGCATTGCCTGCGTCACGATTCCGTTGGCCATCTATTTCGTCAATTGGATTGTGGGCTAA
- the holB gene encoding DNA polymerase III subunit delta': MEVSWAALTGHANEVRELKTLLTEGRLPHALLFTGREGIGKKLVGQILAAAILCGHGGEPCGHCENCRAMAAGAHPDYYELLPEVRGKSTRIIRIEAIREMQTAASRSAVQAGRRVVLIDDADTMNEPAANSLLKTLEEPEGQVTFILIARDRSSLLDTIVSRCMPLAFGALSPSELQQELQKRNLSAEIAGKLAALADGSLGHALKLSQHGGLELRDNALQFLLALPQMTMGKLWSEAAAKSEMDRESLSEWVMYFHMFLRDMLLLYSDGASPLLYNGDVREQLTQLLSWFPPGRLFAMVQQTRELQHRLQANVNLRLQLEGFFIRLKDCH, from the coding sequence TTGGAAGTTAGCTGGGCGGCCCTGACAGGCCATGCAAATGAAGTACGGGAACTGAAGACGCTCCTTACTGAGGGGCGCCTTCCCCATGCCCTGCTTTTTACGGGCAGGGAAGGCATCGGCAAGAAGCTGGTGGGGCAGATACTGGCAGCGGCCATCCTCTGTGGTCATGGGGGAGAACCCTGTGGCCATTGTGAAAATTGCCGGGCTATGGCAGCTGGGGCGCATCCGGATTATTATGAACTTCTGCCGGAGGTGCGGGGAAAATCCACCCGCATCATCCGCATCGAGGCTATCCGGGAGATGCAGACGGCAGCTTCCCGCTCTGCCGTACAGGCCGGCCGGCGGGTGGTGCTCATCGATGATGCGGACACCATGAACGAGCCTGCGGCCAACAGCCTGCTGAAAACGCTGGAAGAGCCGGAAGGGCAGGTCACCTTCATCCTGATTGCCCGGGATCGCAGCAGCCTGTTGGATACCATTGTATCCCGCTGCATGCCGCTGGCTTTTGGGGCACTTTCCCCGTCAGAACTGCAGCAGGAATTGCAGAAGCGGAATCTGTCAGCGGAGATTGCCGGCAAATTGGCGGCGCTGGCTGATGGCAGCCTCGGACATGCCCTGAAACTCAGTCAGCATGGCGGATTGGAGCTGCGGGATAATGCACTGCAGTTTCTGCTGGCATTGCCTCAAATGACCATGGGGAAGCTATGGTCAGAGGCGGCGGCCAAAAGCGAAATGGACCGCGAAAGCCTTTCCGAGTGGGTGATGTACTTCCATATGTTTCTGCGGGATATGTTGCTGCTCTACAGTGATGGGGCAAGTCCGCTCCTCTACAATGGAGATGTCCGGGAGCAGCTGACGCAGCTTCTGTCCTGGTTTCCCCCGGGAAGGCTTTTTGCCATGGTGCAGCAGACACGGGAACTGCAGCATCGCCTGCAGGCCAATGTGAACTTGCGTCTGCAGCTGGAGGGATTTTTCATTCGGTTAAAGGACTGCCATTAA
- a CDS encoding P-II family nitrogen regulator, protein MSAMLTKIEIITRSSKLDDLLRALNKIGVLGLTVSQVFGCGLQKGHQEVYRGKKYDVNLTPKIKVETVVSEVPVDLVLETCERVLRTGKFGDGKIFVSELKDAVRIRTGQRGDDAIRDIPGEVKEQASA, encoded by the coding sequence ATGAGTGCCATGCTGACCAAAATCGAAATCATTACCCGTTCCTCCAAACTCGATGACTTGCTCAGAGCCTTGAACAAAATCGGCGTGCTGGGCCTCACCGTCAGCCAGGTATTTGGCTGCGGCCTGCAGAAAGGCCACCAGGAGGTCTACCGGGGCAAAAAATACGACGTGAACCTCACCCCCAAGATCAAGGTGGAAACCGTGGTTTCCGAAGTTCCCGTAGATCTGGTACTGGAAACCTGCGAACGTGTCCTGCGCACCGGCAAATTCGGTGACGGCAAGATCTTCGTTTCAGAACTCAAAGATGCCGTACGCATCCGCACCGGCCAGCGCGGTGACGACGCCATCCGGGATATTCCAGGAGAAGTCAAAGAACAGGCCAGTGCCTAA
- a CDS encoding YaaR family protein produces the protein MNMPLKVDSRTTQETTFKRVLERDDRVEGGDTEFSRELLEQEDGLSMEQMDKLLKQIDEQGARLSKTPTYDELKSYRTLIKNFVGEAVNRMYELHSQAGWDRMGRQKVYTTVRRIDKKLEEMAEKIRLGQADQLSIVASHDAIRGMLVDLYM, from the coding sequence ATGAATATGCCGTTGAAAGTTGATAGCCGTACCACCCAGGAAACGACCTTTAAGCGTGTATTGGAGCGCGATGACCGGGTGGAAGGCGGGGATACCGAGTTCAGCAGGGAACTGCTGGAGCAGGAAGATGGCCTTTCCATGGAACAGATGGACAAGCTTCTGAAGCAGATTGATGAGCAGGGTGCAAGGCTTTCCAAGACTCCAACCTACGATGAGCTGAAGTCTTACCGCACTCTGATCAAGAACTTTGTGGGGGAAGCGGTGAACCGCATGTATGAATTGCACTCCCAGGCGGGGTGGGACCGTATGGGGCGGCAGAAGGTTTATACCACGGTGCGCAGGATTGACAAGAAGCTGGAGGAAATGGCCGAAAAGATTCGTCTGGGCCAGGCCGATCAGCTGTCAATCGTGGCCAGTCATGATGCCATCCGGGGTATGCTGGTAGATCTTTATATGTAA